TTCCTCCTGGTGCTAGTGAGCTGTGAGGTATTTCCCAGGCCGCCTCCGCGTTCCCTCAGTTACTgagtcctggccctgccacctCGAGCCTGTCTGTTTCATTgcatccctggcctccctgctccACTCATGCCCCCTCTGTGGTTGTGACACCCCTGCTTGAGACCCTTTCCAGGTCAACACATCTCCTCTGACCAACCTCAAAATCTATGCTCCAAACACCCTGAGCTACTTGTGTTTCCTGTCTATTTGCACATGCCCTTCCCTTTCCTAGGAACAGACTTCCTTCCACTAGCAGATTCCCACCTCCTAGTCTGGCTGACTCCTGCCCACCCTTCAGGCTTTAGCTGAGGCATCCTCTCCTCTCTGGGGCCACCCTGGACCTCTCCTAGTTGCCTCCTCTGAGGTTCCGGGCCCATTTATGCCCCCCTCATACCACCTGGTTATGCATAAGGGCAGGACTGGGCTCTGGatgcagtgtctggcacatagtaggtgttcagtaaatatagGTGGAGGGCAGGCATGAAGTGGGTAGCTGGGAGGGAAAGCAGGGCTTTTGGGGATTACTGGGGACTAGAACTTCACGGTTTCTGCAGTGACTGTGGGGTACCCTCTGCCCTCCTCAGCCTCTAGGAGACCCAGCACTACCATTAGCCATGCCTTCCACAAGGGGCACCTCCTCAAGCCGCAGCAGGCCCACTGGGCTGAGGCAGCCGAGCTCTGTTCCTACCTTCTGTGGTTCATGAGCAGCTCTCGGTGCAGCTCCTGGTGGCTCCGGGATGCCTTCACAGGGTTCAGCAGCTTCTTGGGCTTGATGAGCTCTGGGTTCCACTCTCTGTACTCGGGCCGGGCCATCAGGCCCCCGATGTCTGCCCGCTCCCTCTGGATCTCCGAGTACATTGACGCTGTAGAGACAGGCAAGGGGGCTGGTCAGAAGGGGGTCCCCAGTCTCATGCATCCCCGTGGGGCACAGTTGGAGGGCAAAGGTTTCCATGCTAGATGGACTTCAGTCATCTGCTGCTATACCGTCACGGGCAGACTACCTGACCTTCTGAGCCTTGGTGTCCTCATTTTCAAGATGGAAATAATTGAACCTAGGCACAGGGTTGTTGGAAGGATTGGAGGTGATGTTTGCAAAGCGGGCTGTAGGGGTAAAATGATACTGGGTTACAAAATACAGGTTGACACATGCATATGTTTTTAGCCTGACTTTGGAGAAAACAATATCCTATAAAAAGAATTAGGAGTTTCTGTTTTTCAGGGAGCttttatcagaaaaagaaaaaatatttaaaaagagcagtatatatttgttaaatttcgATAAAGGGTAGTGATCAAAAGAACACATCGCCCCTTATTGTCCAGTTTCCCTATTCCTACTTCCAAATTCTCTGTGGAAGTGTCCATCTTTGCACGTTCTCCAGATCAAAGAGGAGAGTATGAAATCCCAGGATGGCTGTGTCTCTAATTACAAAGTGATGGTTGTCACCTTCAATGCAGGTATCTGGTTTCTTGATGGCCTTACTTCTACCACAGCAGCTTAAAATTTGTCAGTTTACCTGAAATTCAGGCAGAGGGGCTCCCTCCTCTACAAGCTGGCTCTGTATCCTTGAAATGCCCAAAACCAAGcaagcatgtgtgcatgtgtgtgcgtgtgtgtgcatgtggggggggggacagagacagagacagagagacagagaaatacttCGTAAGGAAAAGTCtcaacagggggcacctgggtggctcagttggttaagcgaccaactcttggtttcagctcaggtcattcattacctcacagttcatgagtttgagcctctcatcgggctctgtgctgttagcacagatcccgcttgggattctctctctctttctctctctgcccctccccggcttgttaTCCCCTccaccaccaaataaataaactttaaaaagcttaaaaaaatgtctcAATGGGATGACACATCCTGGCATGGACATCAGCTTCTTGTAGTAATTAAAGTGAAAATTGAGGCATTGGCTCTGCTCCCTTCATGAATCCCGCTTTCCTGAGGTTGGGCCTCTACTATATGCCAAGCCCTAGTAGTGTCTGGTCTGGTACGTactaggtactcagtaaatatgttGGTAATTGACAATTAAACTTTTGAGatcatacagatgaggaaactgagtctcagagacgTTGGTCCTGGGGACCCAGTGCCTTAAGTCATGTGGTTTTCATGTGGCAATTAAGGGGAGTGTGTTCCCTCTTCACGCACAAGGCTCAGTCCCCTCTCTTGAGGACCACCATGTTGCTTAGGGATAGACCCTCagttctctctcactgtccctcccacTGGGAAGTGGATGAAAGCCATTCTCTGGTGAGTGGGGTTTTATGGACAAACAGGAGTTCTCCAAGTGAATTAGATAGCGATGGTGGTTTGTGCATATTACCTACCTGGAAGTAGGTAATAGCTCAGTGGGGTTGGAAAATACAGGAGGAGGGGGTTTTATAGGGTGCAAATTGCAAGGCGACATGTCTGGGAACATAGGCATCAAAGGGGAAATTATGTTTTGTGAATGGTGGCTTGCCAGACACATGTTTGGCATTTCTATTATTACCCATTTCAGGGTGCTATTCAGAGGATTAAGTGAGACCACGTTTGTTAAGGTGCCGTGTAAACTGGAAAAAGTGTTAATTGTTACAAGATATTTTGGAAGTAGCCAGATGAAGTGTCAGAGCATAAAAACATatctgctaattttttttcttggattcaCATTCTCAGAACTGTTTCTAAAATGAGAATGCTAATTAAttccccttcttctctttttttcatgagGCTGTTTGTTTTCAGGTTATATCCTTCCCAACTCTTTGGTTTTTGAAAGTTGTGGTAGTATTGAAAGTTAGTTAAAAATAGATACGTGACAAAATAAACAGTTGGCTGTATTAACtccctcatcttttaaaaatgtggatgttttccttttttttttttttaagtaaactctgtgcccaatgtggggcttgagctcacgaccccaagatcaagaatcgtATGctgtacagactgagccagccagacacccctaaaagACGTGGATAttttctcagtctgtgagtttcaGTTGTCTGGGAGCTGATGCTTTAGAACACCTTGCTCCAGATTGCAATTTGaggaattttttccccttctgctgcCACTCCTGTTCCCAAGTCCCACCAATCCTTTATCTGAGCGGTTTTCAGCTTTACTCTTTACTTCCTGTGTCCTCAGCTCTCAGCCTATACAGTAGGCTGTTATCACACCACACTGCTGTAGGTCCTTGACTATTCATCCTGCCTCTGTCCCTTTGTGTGCCAAGCCTTCCAGAACTCCACAATTTTCATCAGTCACACCATCTCTAAAATAACGAACTCTATTGTCTGTTACCAAAGCCATAAAGCAGGAAACAAATAAGTTGTATAACTTTAGGAAAGGAGAGGGCAAATTAATTTGCTTAAGATATCACTATTGACCCGGAATTCCCAAGTGGATTAACAGAAAAGCATTTGGAACCAATGAGAGCATTCAATAATGTGGCCAGATACAAAGTAAGTACACAAAACCAAGAGCTCCTGCATAACAGGAATGACCAGGGAGTAAGGACACAATAaaagcattcatttattctacaatATATTTTGAGTTCCTACAATTTTCCAGGTATGGTGATAGACACTGGACACACAGAGGTGAACTAAGCAAACACCAGTTCCTGCTTTCCCAGAGTGGACATTCTATTAGGGAGGCACACagtaaacacatacacaaaccagtaaaaataaatgattgcaaATTGCCAGGAGCCCACTGAAGGAACCAGGGGGCCTGGATAGAGACTAACAGGAAAACCCATCTTCAGTCAGGTGCACAGGGAGggtctctctgaggaggtgacatttaagatCTGAGGGttgagaagaaggaggggggctgtttggggcagagggaacagcatgtgtgaCTCATGTACCTTGAACAAGCTTGGTCTGTTCGGGGAACAAAAAAGCATAGTGTGTATGGAGTGGTGTGAGTGAGCGACAGGGAGAGTGTTTGGTGTGAGGGTGGACGGGTGGGTTCAAGTCAGGGAAAGATCGCATCTCATTCGATTTTTGAAAAGGTCATTCTCTCTGGTGTCGGGGCGGGGGGAAACTGTCAGCAGGTTTTGGGAAATTTTTGTACGactttggtttatttcacttccaACAGgcactctctgcctttccctcctgtTAAATTCCAGAGGAAAAACATCTTATTAGCTAGGCTGAGAATCTTCACCCCATAGGTCATCAGCCAGCCAATGGGCTGGCTGCCCCCGGCTAGGCCCTACCGCAACAGCAAGGCTCTTTTAGGTTGAGTCTTGCTTAGAAGAGGGGGTCCTGCATATTTTTATAGCCAGTCTTGCACCCAGGTCCAACCAGTGACCAGCCCTGgctccaggctttttttttttttaagtgaaatcagCATTTAGCTGTGGGGGATGGTGTCTTCCTGAGGCTAGAGTAGTGTGGTGGTTCAGGCAGGGGATCCTGAAGGATGTGGCTGGTTCTTCAGATGGGAATGCAGGCTGGGAAAACAGCTGCCTTTTCCAGTTAGTGTGCCCAGCTCCAGAAATGACACGTGTGAGATCTGTGGACACACGTGTGGGGGCCCTCCAGGGCTTAGAGAGCTGCTGAGATAGCCTGCCTGCCTTTTAGTTTAATTAAAAGAGGTCCCCCGTGTAGAAGAGCTTCACATAGGTGCTGGAACAACAGAGGCTGCTTGACAAAGCCCAGATGCTAGGCCAAGAAAGTACTGGCCGCCCTGGGGGTCAGGTGGGCCTCCGGAGCAGAGGTGGGGGTCCAATCCCACGGCTGCTCTGGCCAGATCTCTCAGGTAGCTGGGATCCTGAGAGATCAGAGACTTTCAGGGAAGTGGCCATGATGGGGCAGAGTGTTAGGTGGTCTCTGAAAAGACAGAGATGAATGCCCAAAGGAAGAGGAACAAGCTAATGGAGAAGAAAGTTAAATGGCTAGTGGATATCTTTCAGTGGTTGTCAAAGAAATGCAGAATGAAGCTTAGGTGTATGGACACTGAAGCGTTGTGGACCTGGATTTGGATGTTGGCTCTACCTCTTCTTAGCCTTGGACGAGTTTACCTCTCCTCTGCAGCAGGAGTCCACAAACTAAGCGTTTGGACCAAATTCAACcgctggaacacagccatgcccactcGATACTTACTGTCTATATGGCTGCTTTCTGCGACAAGAGCAGAGTCCAGAAGGTGCAACAGCTGCTCTTGTTTAGCACCCTTCTTCATGACGTTGTTGCAAGATAAATGAGGGGATACATGCATGGTGCTTGGcgagtgcctagcacagagttgAAGATTCAGTAAGTGCTGCTTATCTGGGCAGCCAAATACAGCAAGGCAGGTTGTGCACTGTGCGACTCTAGGGCCTCACTCCTGTAAATTAAACTAGGAATGGAGCCCCCAGAATTGCACAGGGTGGCCATCCCATTAGTTGTTATCAACGATTACTACTAATAAATCCCAGTCCAAGTCTTGGATGGAGCTTTCTCATCCTCTTTAAAAACTGTACTGATTCAATCAGTGGCTCTTACCCCTGGCTGCATATGGGCATCACTAGAGGAAGTTATATATATAGTGatgaagtttatatatatatatatatatatatacatatatatatatatatataataaacttaaatatatatatttattttgttttatttattatattataatatatataatataaaaatattatatttttgtatttattataagtttatttattttgaaacagagagaagggggagagagaattccaagcagggcccacgctgtcagtgcagagcctgatgcagggctcatctcacaaaccgtgagatcatgatctgagccaaaaatcaagagttggacgcttaaccaactgagccacccaggcaccctcatcaggggaaattttaaagataccaatgcctgggggcacctgggtggcttagttgggttaaacatctgacttcggctcaggtcatgatctcacagtttgtgagttcaagccccgcatcgggctctgtgctatcatttcagagcctggagccagcttcagattctgtgtctccttctctctcttccccttccccactcatgctctgtctctctctgtctcccccaaaatgaataaatgttaaaaaaaaaaagataccaatgCGTGAGTTGCACCCCAGGGATTCCAATTTAATTGGCCTGGGAGGCAGCTTGGCCTGTGGTATTATAaaaagctccccaagtgattccAGTAGTCAACCATCTTTGTAAActgtggagttaaaaaaaaaaaaaaaatcaatgtttgcTTTGGAGTGAATGATTTCAGCTGACTGACTGACCTGGTTATCAAGGGTAGGTCTGGTTAAGGTCATAGTtcttagcagctgtgtgaccttggatgggTCTTTAAACTTGAGGAccctcctcctctgtaaaatcaTGATGCTGTGAAGACTggctgagctgggcaggggcagatgCACCCAGTAGGTGACAGTTAAATTGAGTGTCTTGCATGACCACAAGATGGGCAAGTAATTCTTGCTTACTCCTCAGACTATGGGACTGACTTCAtccctgggggcagggtggagcGGGTAGTAATAGGtcaggggagagatggggagcTTCTCCCTGGTTCTTCCCTGGTTCTGCTGATAACCCAAGAGGTCCCACAGCTTTCCCCCAGGGGCTCTGTGGACACCAGCCCCACACCAGGCAAGGCTCAACTGGCATCACTCACTACTCCCAGGGTGAGCTCAGCAACCGCTGGGGCGTGCCTGGCTAATGTTAGCGTGGTGGCTTTGAAATCAAGCAATGGTGCCCACCCTGACCACGGAAGAGCAATGAGGAGAGACTGAAGGGAAGTGACAGCGATGGAGACTCAGTTCCTAGGTCATCCTGAGACCTGCAGCACACTAAACTGTTGAAGGCTTTAATGTCCTCttcttctgcctctctgccctggtGGCTCTGGTTCTGTCTCTGATGgcatcagttataacaaatgaCATGTGAGCCACTAAAGCAGCATGGTTAAGGCAATGTTTTGGTGGAGACAGACTGGGTTTGAATCACGGAGGCTCcccttacttgctgtgtgaccttgggaaaataccttaacctctctgagcctctgttcaGTGGGGGAGAATGGCAATACCTACTTGTGGGGCTGTTTGGAGGGTGAAGTGATGTCATGTGCATGATGTGGTTGGCCCACGTCTGGCAGAGGGATGCTCACAGAAGGCAAACTGTGGCTCTCCTTTCCTGAGGGGAGCTGTGATCAGCAAACATTTGGTGAGGGCTCATTCATCTGCATCTGGACCACATCATTGCCCCGGGAGGCAGTCAGCGGTACTGTGCTATtgttcccattttgtagataggaaaactgaggctgaaagaGGCCAAGCTACTTGTCTCAAGATACACAGAATAAATGGCAAAGATGGGACCTTTAGACTCCAAATTCAGTGCTTTTTCTCCCATGCTCTTGTGTTGTCATCCAGGTACAAAGTGTCTTTCAGTTAACAAAGCAGGTTTAcatcccttttccctttctggaTACTCAAGAAACCCAATGAAGAGGCAGTGTGagcccactttatagatgagaaaatggaggcctgCTAACTGGAGAACTCCTAGCCCAAATGGAATACAAACTTACTGGGGGAGCCCCAGCCCAGTCCTAGCAGCTTTGAGCTGGAGCCAGAATGCACAGGTCTGTCTGCCCAGGGGCTGGTCTTTGTTTAGGAGGGGACTAGGGGTGTTGGTCAGTCTTCACTCCTCCACCCGCCCTCCCCGCACTCTGGTTCCTCATTACCATTCAGAACACACCTGGGGCCTTCTTGGTTCAACGTTTCAAGAGGTGGAAGGACAGAGGAGAACTTTTTAAATAACCACTggcaaaggagaaagaagcaTTCAGTGAGAATGATAAGCCTGGCCACTAGATTTCCCAGCCCTTCTTGCTCTTTTCCCTCCCAAGAGGGAAAGTGCCCATTTGTATTTCACCAGTCAGCGACCAAAGAACAGTGTTTATGGGAGCCACCTCCAGATCCACCAGAAGCCTGTGGCCGATGCCTAGAATCAGAGCTACTTGTCCATTCGGATGCAATCTCCCCACCCCACGGGAAAATGGCTCAAAAGTCCTAAACATTTTGCCTTGGGTCCACTGTGACCTCCTAGTTTGCGAGAAGATCTGGGTGGGCATTCAGGGTTTTGAGTCAATTCCATAGTGGAGTCTAGAGCTGGCCATGGGAGGTCCTTAGCAAGGTTGGTGCAGTGTGTTATGCAAGGAAAAAGTATCAGCAGACCAGATATTCCTGCTAGCCCATCAGTGCATGACACCAGCCATTCCACTTGGAATACGCCTCCAGGGGGACGATCCGGCAGGTACTTACCATCAGCGGAGCTAAGAGTCACTCAGGATCCAAGCCACTGAAGACACAGGTACCCCGTGCTGCCTCACAGCAGCCGTGTGGGGCGGGGGGACCAGCCAGGTTTGGCAGCATTTCCAAAAACTGATACACTGTAGCCCCTGATTTCCAGCAATCTCAGACTTGCCTCTTTTGCAAAGTGCTAAAGCCAAGTTCCCCGGAAAGGCAGGCAGTTCACATGTTAACGTGCACCATGTGTCACATACCCTGCTAAGCCCCTCACAGCCATATCTCATAACATTCTCACCACAGACTGAGGAGGTGGGTACTATTGTTACCCcttttcatagatgaagaaattgaggctgggaggggccatctaatttccccaaatcacacagccagtaaacgAAGGAGCTAGAATCTAAGCCTAGAGTGTCTGATGCCAAGACGTGTCTTCTCTCACTTGTGCCCTGCAGCACTCTGGCCTTTTGTCTTTCAGTAATGAGGAGGATTAAAACCGCTCTACCAAGTGGTAGTGGACTTGGGTGGGGGACACAGGCCAGGACCCAAGCTCAGACAGCTCAGCTCCCCTGACAGGCTGCTCCACAGCTCTCCTTCCCTTGCACCTCCTCCCACAACTGCACCCAGCTCGACAGCCCgtgaaacagaagagagatgGTCTTACTTCTCAGTTGCGTCTTCAGGAAGGGACCTCGGGAGCAGTGTGGCTGGGTCCCTCGCTCCACTGGGAAGTCCCAGGCTAGCACGGAGGGCCGCCTCTGAAGGGCGGTTCTTAAACCCCTGGGGATCGCAGGCGACTGCAACGTGCCAACGAGAGTGAGGCAGCTTTGCATTCCTGTTTATTCTGGTATCAATAAAAAGGAACTGTTACTATAGTAACAGATATTTCACTTGGTGCGTGGCCACTTCCACAATGCGGAACACCGTGGCCAAGCCACACGCTCCAGAGGCACAAATAAATACCTATTTTGTCAGACTGCTGAGGAGTAAGGGACATGCCAAGCTTTGTCTGAGCTAGGCGGCTCTCAGAGAGGCATTTCCCTTGTTCCTGATGGGAGGGTCAGCAAGAATGCATTCCAGCACTTGgccccgggagggagggagggccaaGCTTCCTGCTGCAGTGGCCAGAGAGCACGGGCTCTGAGGTGTGAAGGGAGGGGGAGACTACACTGGGTCAGCTCGGGGTCTTTCACTGATGGGTCAGAATCTCCAGACGCGTCCTGTACTCCTTACTCTGAGCTCCATCTGAGCCTCAGAGAGGAGCAACAGGGCCACCGTGCACAGTTGCGAGTGTGTGGATAACGGACGTTGATGGGCTCTGGGCCGGAGCAGCCCCTTCTGTCAGCCCCGCTGGGCTCAGGCACCAGCCCTGTCGGCAGCCACTCAGTGGACctcattcatttctgtgtttgtcAGATGTGGAGAATAGCCTCGTGGTTGGGAGATAAGGTAGTGAAATAACATTAGTGAAACCATGTAGTCAGTGCTCAGGAGACAGGACTTTTCCTGCAGAGATGGCTGGGCCCTATGTGACCCGAGGCCAGGGCCCCAGCATGTGGCATCATGCCTGGCCGAAGCTGTGCTCCGTAGATCTTGGCTCAGTGTGTGAACGTGGGAATGTTCTGCCTACCTAGAACACATGGAAATGCTGAAGGCTGCCCCGGGTGCATACAGATAATGGAAACATTCTCCTGATTTCAGAACTGGTGTTCACTTGAACATTTGGaagtgttttctagttttatcaTCATCCTTAGTCCCCTAGTGAGGAAGCTGGCACGTGCCAGTTAAACTCGGCTCTCTTCCCACATTTACCTCCTCGGGAAGGGTCTTGGTTGGCTGGAAGGCCATAAGGCCCAGGACGTACATCAACCACGGACAGGAACATTCAGAAGACAACCTGTGTCTTTTTTGGCCTATGTTAGTAATTTAAccgacatttattgagtgcctactgtgttcCTGGCAGTGTTCCAAGTGCTGGAGCTATGGTGTGAATGATATCCTAGGGCTTAGGTAACCTGCATTCACGGGTGTGGGGAGCCAGACAAAAAATAAGGAGACAAACAAGAAACCTTGACCTGTAATGAATGCCAGGCTGAAAGTAAGACTGGGTGAAGTGAAAGGGAGGGGCTGAGCTGGGGAAGGGTGGACACTGAGGAGGTGACCTTTTAGGGAGGCTGGGTGATGAGAAGGAGTCAGCAACATGATGTCTGTTCCCATACAAGAGCATTCCAGGGAGTGGGAAGAGCCAGTGGAAAGGCCCCAGGGTGGGAATGAACCCGATATGGTGGAGGAAGGCCGTTGGGGATGGAGTGTTGGCATGAGGGGGGACATGGGGCtggacagggaggcagggggtgggccGTGCCTGGCCTGGGAGCCTTGAGCAAGCCGGCCATCCTGGAGCCTCTTCAACTTGGAGGGTCACCAATTCTTGGGTGTAAAACAATTTTCTAGAAACAACATGTGTTCCTTTTTGTTCCTTCTTCCTAAATTCTGCTTCTCTTGAAGTACTTTGAATGGTAGCCTCCCCCAGCTTCCCATCCTGCCTCGGCTTAATTTCACTAAATTCTGATGGGTGAAAGACTACCACTAAATTCTTGCCAAACCACTCTTGGCTGCCACATGGTGTTCTGCTGTGCAAAAGACTC
This DNA window, taken from Panthera tigris isolate Pti1 chromosome A2, P.tigris_Pti1_mat1.1, whole genome shotgun sequence, encodes the following:
- the FAM107A gene encoding actin-associated protein FAM107A isoform X1, with amino-acid sequence MQSCLTLVGTLQSPAIPRGLRTALQRRPSVLAWDFPVERGTQPHCSRGPFLKTQLRTSMYSEIQRERADIGGLMARPEYREWNPELIKPKKLLNPVKASRSHQELHRELLMNHRRGLGVDSKPELQRVLEHRRRNQLIKKKKEELEAKRLQCPFEQELLRRQQRLNQLEKPPEKEEEHAPEFIKVRENLRRIATLTSEERAL